Proteins encoded together in one Shewanella acanthi window:
- the arcA gene encoding two-component system response regulator ArcA gives MQNPHILIVEDEAVTRNTLRSIFEAEGYVVTEANDGAEMHKAMQENKINLVVMDINLPGKNGLLLARELREINNIGLIFLTGRDNEVDKILGLEIGADDYITKPFNPRELTIRARNLLTRVNSAGTEAEEKSSVEHYRFNDWSLEINSRSLVSPQGESYKLPRSEFRAMLHFVENPGKILTRADLLMKMTGRELKPHDRTVDVTIRRIRKHFESLPDTPEIIATIHGEGYRFCGNLED, from the coding sequence ATGCAAAATCCGCACATTCTGATCGTTGAAGATGAAGCCGTTACCCGTAACACGCTGAGAAGTATTTTCGAGGCAGAAGGGTATGTGGTAACTGAAGCCAATGATGGCGCAGAAATGCATAAGGCTATGCAGGAAAACAAAATCAACCTCGTGGTTATGGACATTAACCTGCCAGGTAAAAACGGTCTGTTGTTGGCGCGTGAACTACGTGAAATCAACAACATTGGTCTGATTTTCCTCACTGGCCGTGACAATGAAGTCGATAAGATTCTAGGACTTGAAATTGGTGCGGACGATTATATTACCAAGCCATTCAACCCACGCGAGCTAACCATTCGTGCACGTAACCTGCTGACCCGCGTAAACAGTGCTGGCACTGAAGCTGAAGAAAAGAGCTCAGTGGAACACTACCGTTTCAACGATTGGAGTCTTGAGATCAACAGCCGTTCACTGGTGAGCCCACAGGGTGAATCTTACAAACTGCCACGCAGCGAATTCCGCGCGATGCTGCACTTTGTTGAGAACCCAGGCAAGATCTTAACCCGTGCTGATCTGTTAATGAAAATGACAGGCCGTGAGTTAAAGCCACACGACCGTACCGTTGACGTGACTATTCGCCGTATCCGTAAGCACTTCGAAAGCCTGCCAGATACGCCAGAAATCATCGCCACCATCCACGGCGAAGGCTACCGTTTCTGCGGTAACTTAGAAGACTAA
- the lysC gene encoding lysine-sensitive aspartokinase 3: MSLVVSKFGGTSVADYGAMNRCAEIVLGNPACRLVVVSASSGVTNLLVELTQESITDDARLQRLKQIAQIQYAILDKLGRPNDVAAALDKLLSRMAVLSEALVSERSKATMDELLSLGEQCSSALFAAVLREKGANSSAFDVRRVLRTDSHFGRAEPQVEQIAALAGEHLQPLLAEQIIVTQGFIGADEQGQTTTLGRGGSDYSAALLAEALRATAVEIWTDVAGIYTTDPRLAPNAHPIAEISFNEAAEMATFGAKVLHPATILPAVRQQIQVFVGSSKEPEKGGTWIRHAVEDAPVFRAVALRRDQTLLNLHSLQMLHAQGFLAETFATLARHKISVDLITTSEVNVSLTLDKTGSDSSGQGLLSEALLQELSQHCRVRVEDGLALVAIIGNRIATTAGICRRVFEVLEPHNVRMICQGASPHNLCVLVAESEAAQVVKALHENLFEG; this comes from the coding sequence ATGTCTCTTGTTGTTTCTAAATTTGGTGGTACTTCAGTCGCTGACTACGGTGCAATGAACCGTTGTGCGGAAATTGTATTAGGCAATCCAGCGTGTCGTTTAGTGGTGGTCAGCGCATCAAGCGGAGTAACCAACCTGTTAGTGGAATTGACCCAAGAGTCGATCACTGACGATGCCCGTCTGCAACGCCTAAAACAAATCGCCCAAATTCAGTACGCTATCTTAGACAAATTAGGTCGTCCGAACGATGTTGCTGCCGCGCTGGATAAATTATTAAGCCGTATGGCGGTACTCAGCGAAGCCTTAGTTTCAGAGCGCAGCAAAGCGACCATGGACGAGCTGTTATCCCTAGGTGAGCAATGTTCATCTGCGCTGTTTGCGGCAGTACTGCGTGAAAAGGGCGCTAATTCAAGTGCGTTCGATGTGCGCCGCGTATTGCGTACCGACAGCCATTTTGGCCGCGCCGAGCCACAGGTTGAGCAAATTGCCGCCCTTGCAGGCGAGCATTTACAGCCTCTGCTTGCTGAACAAATTATCGTAACTCAAGGTTTTATTGGTGCCGACGAACAAGGGCAAACAACGACCTTAGGTCGTGGTGGTAGCGATTACTCAGCGGCGTTATTAGCCGAAGCCTTACGAGCCACTGCGGTAGAAATTTGGACTGACGTTGCGGGTATCTACACCACTGACCCACGTCTAGCGCCTAATGCTCATCCGATTGCTGAAATCAGCTTTAACGAAGCGGCAGAGATGGCAACCTTCGGTGCCAAAGTATTGCACCCTGCGACCATCCTTCCTGCTGTACGTCAACAGATCCAAGTGTTTGTTGGTTCGAGTAAAGAACCTGAAAAGGGTGGTACTTGGATCCGCCATGCGGTTGAAGATGCGCCGGTATTCCGTGCAGTCGCTCTGCGCCGCGATCAAACACTACTTAACTTGCACAGCCTGCAAATGCTACATGCCCAGGGCTTCCTGGCAGAGACCTTTGCAACGTTAGCACGACACAAGATCAGTGTGGACTTAATTACCACTTCAGAAGTTAACGTCTCGTTGACGTTAGACAAAACCGGTTCAGACTCTAGCGGTCAGGGCCTGCTGAGTGAAGCACTTTTGCAGGAGTTGTCGCAGCATTGCCGCGTGCGTGTTGAAGATGGTTTAGCACTTGTGGCGATTATCGGTAATCGCATCGCAACGACTGCGGGAATCTGTCGCCGCGTGTTTGAAGTCTTAGAGCCACATAACGTGCGTATGATCTGCCAAGGTGCGAGCCCACACAACCTGTGTGTGTTAGTTGCAGAATCAGAGGCTGCGCAAGTGGTTAAAGCCCTGCACGAAAACCTATTCGAAGGTTAA
- a CDS encoding DUF3293 domain-containing protein, with protein MEPMTLDLWQHYQTPLFLLTQALSSDFSFAVITAQNPASELLTPSQNRLLDRQLLRDIETLGCPYRAMVGAAPDLSHMEKSWAVMIDRMQALQLGRKFNQYAIYMVEKGVLSLVPCTLQNHDEVRLGKFTDHVRMVYELPDLSH; from the coding sequence ATGGAACCTATGACTCTAGATTTGTGGCAGCATTATCAAACGCCGTTGTTTTTGCTAACTCAAGCATTATCTTCCGATTTTTCTTTTGCTGTAATCACCGCTCAAAACCCCGCTTCAGAACTTCTCACTCCTTCTCAAAATCGCTTACTTGATCGCCAGCTGTTACGAGATATCGAAACTCTGGGTTGTCCTTATCGTGCTATGGTGGGCGCCGCCCCCGATTTATCCCATATGGAGAAAAGCTGGGCTGTGATGATAGACCGTATGCAGGCGTTGCAGTTGGGCAGAAAATTCAACCAATATGCTATTTATATGGTTGAAAAAGGAGTGTTGAGTTTAGTGCCTTGTACGCTGCAAAATCATGATGAAGTCAGATTAGGAAAATTTACCGATCATGTTCGTATGGTTTACGAACTGCCTGATTTGAGTCACTAA